In Streptomyces sp. DG2A-72, one genomic interval encodes:
- a CDS encoding site-2 protease family protein has translation MTTATTRHSDRRISPVFVGIMAVTAVTGWATWTGFAEQPGVAVFLFVTAAWIVSLCLHEYAHARTALHSGDITVGAKGYLSLNPLAYTHALLSIVLPVLFVIMGGIGLPGGAVFIERGRIQGRWRHSLISAAGPLTNVLFAAVCTAPFWLDALDGVPRDFQYALAFLALLQVTAAILNFLPVPGLDGYGVIEPWLSHNVRRQVEPFAPFGLLFVFALLWVPSINSVFFDVIDAILRGLGINDIETYCGYDLFRFWQGTNEYCQISQ, from the coding sequence ATGACCACCGCCACCACCCGCCACAGTGACCGGCGGATCAGTCCCGTCTTCGTCGGGATCATGGCCGTCACCGCGGTCACCGGATGGGCCACCTGGACCGGGTTCGCGGAGCAGCCCGGTGTGGCCGTGTTCCTGTTCGTGACGGCGGCGTGGATCGTCTCCCTGTGCCTGCATGAGTACGCGCATGCCCGCACTGCGCTGCACAGCGGCGACATCACCGTCGGGGCGAAGGGCTACCTGAGCCTGAACCCTCTCGCTTATACGCACGCCCTGCTCAGCATCGTCCTGCCCGTCCTCTTCGTGATCATGGGCGGGATCGGCCTCCCCGGCGGTGCCGTCTTCATCGAGCGCGGGCGGATCCAGGGGCGTTGGCGGCACAGCCTCATCTCCGCGGCGGGGCCGCTGACGAACGTCCTCTTCGCCGCCGTATGCACCGCACCGTTCTGGCTGGACGCGCTCGACGGCGTGCCGCGCGACTTCCAGTACGCGCTCGCGTTCCTGGCGCTGCTCCAGGTCACGGCCGCGATCCTGAACTTCCTGCCGGTGCCGGGCCTGGACGGCTACGGGGTCATCGAGCCCTGGCTGTCGCACAACGTCAGGCGCCAGGTGGAGCCGTTCGCGCCGTTCGGCCTGCTGTTCGTGTTCGCGCTGCTGTGGGTGCCGTCGATCAACAGCGTGTTCTTCGATGTGATCGATGCGATTCTGCGCGGCCTGGGGATCAACGACATCGAGACGTACTGCGGCTACGACCTGTTCCGCTTCTGGCAGGGCACGAACGAGTACTGCCAGATCAGCCAGTGA
- the npdG gene encoding NADPH-dependent F420 reductase, with product MTSTDSAAQKPAKAPAKDPWDLPDVSGLVVGVLGGTGPQGKGLAYRLARAGQKVIIGSRAAERAQSAAEELGYGVEGADNAECARRSDIVIVAVPWEGHGKTLESLRAELSGKLVVDCVNPLGFDKKGAYALKPEEGSAAEQAAALLPDSRVTAAFHHLSAVLLEDPEVEEIDTDVMVLGEERADVEIVQALAGRIPGMRGIFAGRLRNAHQVESLVANLISVNRRYKAHAGLRITDV from the coding sequence ATGACCTCTACCGACAGTGCTGCACAGAAGCCCGCGAAGGCCCCCGCCAAGGACCCTTGGGACCTGCCCGACGTCTCCGGTCTCGTCGTCGGCGTGCTCGGCGGGACCGGGCCGCAGGGCAAGGGCCTCGCCTACCGGCTCGCCCGGGCCGGCCAGAAGGTGATCATCGGCTCGCGGGCCGCCGAGCGCGCGCAGTCCGCCGCCGAGGAGCTGGGGTACGGCGTCGAGGGCGCCGACAACGCCGAGTGCGCGCGACGCAGCGACATCGTGATCGTCGCCGTGCCGTGGGAGGGGCACGGCAAGACGCTCGAATCCCTGCGTGCCGAGCTGTCCGGCAAGCTTGTCGTCGACTGCGTCAACCCGCTCGGCTTCGACAAGAAGGGCGCGTACGCCCTGAAGCCGGAGGAGGGCAGCGCCGCCGAGCAGGCCGCCGCGCTGCTGCCGGACTCCCGGGTGACCGCCGCCTTCCATCATCTGTCGGCGGTGCTGCTGGAGGACCCGGAGGTCGAGGAGATCGACACCGATGTGATGGTGCTGGGGGAGGAGCGCGCCGATGTCGAGATCGTGCAGGCGCTGGCCGGCCGTATCCCCGGCATGCGCGGGATCTTCGCGGGGCGGCTGCGCAACGCCCACCAGGTCGAGTCGCTGGTGGCGAACCTGATCTCCGTGAACCGCCGCTACAAGGCACACGCGGGGCTCCGCATCACGGACGTATGA
- a CDS encoding exo-alpha-sialidase, whose protein sequence is MSETSVPFRAGDDGYASYRIPAVVATASGTLLAFCEGRVDSASDYGHIDIVLKRSTDGGRTWGALQVAARNGSDLAGNPAPVVLDTGRVLLVQCRSAAEAAESAILRGEVKDEDGRRVWVQHSDDDGVTWSAAREITGQVKESGWRWYATGPGHALQLGTGRVVVPANHTVPPTGSDVGNEPQYNGGHCLLSDDHGETWYLGYVDDSPTDYLNANETTAAELPDGRVYFNTRTDSRSPGNRADAHSEDGGRTLVKPFRPQAGLTSPVCQAAVLQLRDPDLLLYSGPAHGRALMTLRASTDGGTTWRPAFTVDGLPAGYSDLVRVDASTVGLLYETGDFGPYETISFRRIPVTQLT, encoded by the coding sequence ATGTCAGAGACCAGCGTCCCGTTCCGCGCGGGCGACGACGGCTACGCCAGCTACCGGATCCCGGCGGTCGTCGCCACCGCCTCCGGAACGCTGCTCGCCTTCTGCGAGGGCCGTGTCGACTCCGCGAGCGACTACGGGCACATCGACATCGTGCTGAAGCGGTCGACGGACGGCGGCCGCACCTGGGGGGCGTTGCAGGTCGCCGCCCGCAACGGCAGCGACCTCGCGGGCAACCCCGCCCCCGTCGTCCTCGACACCGGCCGTGTCCTGCTCGTCCAGTGCCGTTCCGCCGCCGAGGCGGCCGAGAGCGCGATCCTGCGCGGCGAGGTCAAGGACGAGGACGGGCGCCGGGTGTGGGTGCAGCACAGCGATGATGACGGGGTGACGTGGTCGGCGGCCCGGGAGATCACCGGCCAGGTCAAGGAGTCGGGCTGGCGCTGGTACGCCACCGGGCCCGGCCACGCCCTTCAGCTGGGCACCGGCCGGGTCGTCGTCCCCGCCAACCACACCGTGCCGCCCACCGGCTCGGACGTCGGCAACGAGCCCCAGTACAACGGCGGCCACTGCCTGCTCAGCGACGACCACGGCGAGACCTGGTACCTCGGCTACGTCGACGACAGCCCGACCGACTACCTCAACGCCAACGAGACCACCGCCGCCGAACTCCCCGACGGCCGCGTCTACTTCAACACCCGCACCGACTCCCGCTCGCCCGGCAACCGCGCCGACGCCCACTCCGAGGACGGCGGCCGGACCCTGGTGAAGCCGTTCCGCCCCCAGGCCGGACTGACCTCCCCCGTCTGCCAGGCCGCCGTCCTCCAGCTCCGCGACCCCGACCTGCTCCTGTACTCCGGCCCCGCCCACGGCCGCGCCCTGATGACCCTGCGCGCCTCCACCGACGGCGGCACCACCTGGCGGCCGGCGTTCACCGTCGACGGCCTCCCGGCCGGGTACTCCGACCTGGTCCGCGTCGACGCGTCCACCGTCGGACTGCTTTACGAGACGGGCGACTTCGGCCCGTACGAGACGATCAGCTTCCGGCGCATCCCCGTGACGCAGCTCACCTGA
- a CDS encoding MFS transporter: MTDDAPDPPSGLHALLPDLAPWRASRDFRRLWFSGLISNFGSFLTFVALPVQLKELTGSAAAVGAIGAVELVPLLVFGLYGGALADALDKRKLIIWTEAGQGLLSTALLVNALLPHPAIWPLYVVAALSSALISVQRPALDSLWPRIVAHEHMPAAASLNAFRWTLGGVAGPALAGVVVAYAGVGWAYGADLATFAVSVVLILRIASSPASHEASKPSLKAIAEGARYAWSRKELLGTYAVDLAAMFLAMPLAVLPFLADELDAEWALGLMYASVPLGAMLVSLTSGWTSRVHRHGRMVVLSAALWGLAIAAAGVVGDVWLVLLFLTVAGGCDMVSGIFRAAMWNQTIPDELRGRLAGIELLSYSVGPTVGQVRSGGFAALWGVRASVWSGGLLCAGAVGLLALCLPKLMTYDERTNEHAVRQRGVAAPAKR, encoded by the coding sequence GTGACCGACGACGCCCCCGACCCCCCTTCCGGCCTCCACGCCCTGTTACCCGACCTCGCACCCTGGCGGGCCTCCCGTGACTTCCGGCGGCTGTGGTTCTCGGGGCTGATCTCGAACTTCGGGAGCTTCCTCACCTTCGTCGCGCTGCCGGTGCAGCTGAAGGAGCTGACCGGATCGGCAGCGGCGGTGGGCGCGATCGGGGCCGTGGAACTCGTGCCGCTGCTGGTCTTCGGACTGTACGGCGGGGCGCTCGCGGACGCCTTGGACAAACGCAAGCTGATCATCTGGACCGAGGCCGGCCAGGGCCTGCTCAGCACGGCCCTGCTGGTCAACGCACTCCTCCCGCACCCCGCCATCTGGCCCCTGTACGTCGTCGCCGCCCTGTCCTCCGCCCTGATCTCGGTGCAGCGGCCCGCGCTCGACTCCCTCTGGCCCCGGATCGTGGCCCACGAGCACATGCCGGCGGCGGCCTCGCTGAACGCCTTCCGCTGGACGCTCGGCGGGGTCGCGGGCCCGGCCCTGGCGGGCGTGGTCGTCGCGTACGCGGGCGTGGGCTGGGCGTACGGCGCCGACCTCGCCACGTTCGCCGTCTCCGTCGTACTGATCCTCCGCATCGCCTCCTCCCCCGCGTCCCACGAGGCGTCGAAGCCGTCGCTGAAGGCCATCGCGGAGGGCGCCCGGTATGCGTGGAGCCGCAAGGAGCTGCTCGGCACCTATGCCGTCGATCTCGCCGCGATGTTCCTGGCGATGCCGCTGGCCGTCCTGCCGTTCCTCGCGGACGAGTTGGACGCCGAGTGGGCGCTGGGCCTGATGTACGCGTCGGTCCCGCTCGGCGCGATGCTGGTGAGCCTGACCAGCGGCTGGACGTCACGGGTCCATCGCCACGGCCGGATGGTGGTGCTGTCGGCGGCCCTCTGGGGCCTGGCGATCGCGGCCGCCGGAGTCGTCGGCGACGTATGGCTGGTGCTGCTGTTCCTGACCGTGGCGGGCGGCTGCGACATGGTCAGCGGGATCTTCCGCGCGGCCATGTGGAACCAGACGATCCCGGACGAACTGCGCGGCCGGCTCGCCGGGATCGAGCTGCTGTCGTACTCCGTCGGCCCGACCGTCGGCCAGGTCCGCTCGGGCGGCTTCGCCGCGCTGTGGGGCGTACGGGCGTCGGTCTGGTCGGGCGGCCTGCTGTGCGCGGGCGCGGTAGGGCTCCTGGCGCTCTGCCTGCCGAAGCTGATGACGTACGACGAACGCACCAACGAGCACGCGGTACGGCAGCGCGGGGTGGCTGCGCCGGCTAAGAGGTGA
- the map gene encoding type I methionyl aminopeptidase has product MSGQSLLVPGELSPTRPVPGNIRRPEYVGKPAPTPYTGPEVQTPEMIEAMRVAGRIAARAMAEAAKLIAPGATTDELDKAAHDYMCDHGAYPSTLGYRGFPKSLCTSLNEVICHGIPDSTVLRDGDIINLDVTAYIGGVHGDNNATYLVGEVDEESRLLVERTRESLNRAIKAVKPGRQINVIGRVIESYAKRFGYGVVRDFTGHGINSSFHSGLIIPHYDSPHATTIMQPGMTFTIEPMLTLGTHEYDMWDDGWTVVTKDRRRTAQFEHTLVVTETGAEILTLP; this is encoded by the coding sequence ATGTCTGGCCAGTCGCTGCTCGTACCAGGGGAGCTGTCTCCCACCCGTCCCGTGCCCGGAAACATCCGTCGCCCCGAGTATGTCGGCAAGCCCGCGCCGACGCCGTACACCGGCCCGGAGGTGCAGACGCCCGAGATGATCGAGGCGATGCGCGTCGCCGGCCGGATCGCCGCGCGGGCGATGGCTGAGGCGGCCAAGCTGATCGCCCCCGGGGCGACCACGGACGAGCTGGACAAGGCGGCGCACGACTACATGTGCGACCACGGCGCCTACCCGTCGACGCTCGGCTACCGCGGTTTCCCCAAGTCCCTCTGCACCTCGCTCAACGAGGTCATCTGCCACGGCATCCCCGACTCCACCGTCCTGCGCGACGGCGACATCATCAACCTCGACGTGACGGCGTACATCGGCGGCGTGCACGGCGACAACAACGCCACGTACCTGGTCGGCGAGGTCGACGAGGAGAGCCGCCTGCTGGTGGAGCGCACGCGCGAGTCCCTGAACCGCGCGATCAAGGCGGTCAAGCCGGGCCGCCAGATCAACGTCATCGGCCGCGTGATCGAGTCGTACGCGAAACGCTTCGGCTACGGAGTCGTCCGGGACTTCACGGGCCACGGCATCAACTCGTCCTTCCACTCGGGCCTGATCATCCCGCACTACGACAGCCCGCACGCCACCACGATCATGCAGCCCGGCATGACCTTCACGATCGAGCCGATGCTGACGCTCGGCACACACGAGTACGACATGTGGGACGACGGCTGGACGGTCGTCACGAAGGACCGCAGGCGGACGGCTCAGTTCGAGCACACGCTGGTGGTGACGGAGACGGGGGCGGAGATCCTGACGCTGCCGTAG
- a CDS encoding heme oxygenase (biliverdin-producing), protein MDSFSTLIRTASHEQHVEAETSTFMSDLLGGKLGVEAYARYTEQLWFVYEALETGTERLASDPVAGPFIQPELLRLPALRRDLEHLRGPDWRATLTALPATQAYANRIAECADTWPAGYIAHHYTRYLGDLSGGQIIRDKAERTWGFAKKGDGVRFYVFEEIANPAAFKRGYRELLDGVHADDLEQQRIVAECKRAFALNTAVFRALGEEFPLSA, encoded by the coding sequence ATGGACTCCTTCTCGACCCTCATCCGCACCGCGTCCCACGAGCAGCACGTGGAGGCGGAGACCTCGACGTTCATGAGCGACCTGCTCGGCGGCAAGCTCGGCGTCGAAGCGTACGCGCGCTACACCGAGCAACTGTGGTTCGTGTACGAGGCACTGGAGACCGGTACCGAGCGGCTGGCGTCGGACCCGGTGGCCGGCCCCTTCATCCAGCCCGAACTCCTCCGGCTCCCCGCGCTGCGGCGGGACCTGGAGCACCTGCGCGGCCCCGACTGGCGCGCGACCCTCACCGCACTCCCGGCCACACAGGCCTACGCGAACCGCATCGCCGAATGCGCCGACACCTGGCCGGCGGGCTACATCGCCCACCACTACACCCGGTACCTCGGCGACCTCTCCGGCGGCCAGATCATCCGCGACAAGGCGGAACGGACCTGGGGCTTCGCGAAGAAGGGCGACGGCGTCCGCTTCTACGTGTTCGAGGAGATCGCCAACCCGGCGGCGTTCAAACGGGGTTACCGGGAGCTGCTGGACGGGGTCCACGCGGACGACCTGGAGCAGCAGCGAATCGTAGCGGAGTGCAAGAGGGCATTCGCGCTCAACACGGCGGTGTTCCGGGCACTGGGCGAGGAGTTCCCGCTGAGCGCATAG
- a CDS encoding PhzF family phenazine biosynthesis protein, with protein sequence MTDYDVLRVFCGAAGGYGNELGVVRDGSLMPEREERQAFAAKLGFSETVFVDDPERGIIDIYTPSTRLPFAGHPCVGTAWLLDVPELVTPAGVVGARLDGEFSWIEARAEWVPPRTLRRYATAAEVDALPVPPPGEWIYAWAWEDEAAGRIRARGFPGRGDGVEEDEATGAAAMLLTDQLGRALNIAQGAGSQMLTAPQPGGWVEVGGRVFLER encoded by the coding sequence GTGACTGATTACGACGTGCTGCGTGTCTTCTGCGGTGCCGCGGGCGGATACGGCAACGAACTCGGCGTCGTTCGCGACGGCTCGCTGATGCCGGAGCGGGAGGAGCGGCAGGCGTTCGCGGCGAAGCTCGGGTTCAGTGAGACCGTGTTCGTGGATGATCCCGAGCGGGGGATCATCGACATCTATACGCCCAGCACACGGCTGCCCTTCGCCGGGCATCCCTGCGTCGGTACGGCCTGGCTTCTCGATGTTCCGGAGCTGGTCACGCCTGCCGGTGTCGTGGGTGCCCGCCTGGACGGGGAGTTCAGCTGGATCGAGGCGCGGGCGGAGTGGGTTCCGCCGCGCACCCTGCGCCGGTACGCCACGGCCGCCGAGGTCGACGCCCTGCCCGTGCCGCCGCCGGGGGAGTGGATCTACGCCTGGGCCTGGGAGGACGAGGCCGCTGGGCGGATCCGGGCCCGTGGCTTTCCCGGTCGCGGTGACGGTGTCGAGGAGGACGAGGCGACCGGGGCGGCGGCCATGCTTCTCACGGATCAGTTGGGCAGGGCCCTCAACATCGCGCAGGGGGCGGGATCTCAGATGCTCACCGCTCCGCAGCCGGGCGGCTGGGTGGAGGTCGGAGGGCGCGTGTTCCTGGAGCGCTGA
- a CDS encoding ATP-binding cassette domain-containing protein, which produces MWGLVAQFPAPLRFFSSPALHVRLGSRVVLHGVSVTARAAEVLALVGPNGAGKSTLLGALAADLPAAEGVVRILGRPASEWSAPELALRRAVLPQAAALSFPFTVEGVVRMGRAPWAATAIEDDDTAVAEEMARAEVTAFATRPFSALSGGERARAGDAVVVVLHDLGLAAAYAHRVAILRAGEVVADGPPGEVFSDRLLSEVYDQEVEALPHPRTGAVLVTPRRDL; this is translated from the coding sequence GTGTGGGGGCTTGTCGCGCAGTTCCCCGCGCCCCTTAGGTTCTTCAGTTCCCCAGCCCTCCACGTCCGGCTCGGTTCCCGCGTCGTCCTCCACGGAGTGTCCGTCACCGCCCGTGCCGCTGAAGTCCTTGCCCTCGTCGGGCCCAACGGGGCGGGAAAGTCCACCCTGTTGGGCGCCCTCGCCGCCGATCTTCCGGCCGCGGAGGGGGTCGTACGGATTCTCGGTCGTCCGGCGTCGGAGTGGTCCGCGCCCGAACTGGCCCTGCGTCGGGCCGTGTTGCCGCAGGCGGCGGCGCTGTCGTTCCCGTTCACGGTCGAAGGGGTCGTCCGCATGGGCCGCGCACCCTGGGCCGCAACCGCGATCGAGGACGACGACACAGCCGTGGCCGAGGAGATGGCCCGAGCCGAAGTGACCGCATTCGCCACCCGCCCGTTCTCCGCGCTCAGCGGTGGCGAGCGGGCGCGGGCCGGGGACGCCGTGGTGGTCGTGCTGCACGATCTGGGGCTTGCGGCGGCCTATGCGCACCGGGTGGCGATTCTGCGTGCCGGGGAGGTGGTGGCGGACGGGCCGCCCGGGGAGGTGTTCTCGGACCGCCTGCTCTCGGAGGTGTACGACCAGGAGGTTGAGGCGCTACCGCATCCCCGGACGGGCGCGGTCCTGGTGACCCCAAGGCGCGACCTTTGA
- the efeO gene encoding iron uptake system protein EfeO, with product MRPARLSVITAATTVAALTALTGCTEKGGSGSGDNVINVTATDDKCEVSKHEVPAGHVELAIENKGSRVNEVYILFPDDRVVTERENIGPGTKQRVTAEVKAGDYQIACKPGMKGDGIRQDIKVTGGTAAKRDPRLDKAVAAYREYVQTQADETVPLAETFAKAVKDGDMEAAMKAYAPSRIGWERTEPVAESFGDIDPKVDLREDGLEEGQDLEKDWTGWHRIERSLWKDKKLTARDSELADQLITDLKDWQKRVGKAEITPTSMANGAKELLDEVATGKVTGEEERYSHTDLVDFKANVEGAEKSYELLKSVAQENDPALVTELDKQFAALNGLLDKYRTDKTSYDFTSYDKVGEAGRKELSDAVNALAEPLSKLAAAVVVK from the coding sequence ATGCGCCCCGCCAGACTCTCCGTCATCACCGCCGCCACCACCGTGGCGGCGCTGACCGCTCTCACCGGCTGTACCGAGAAGGGCGGTTCGGGCAGCGGTGACAACGTGATCAACGTGACCGCGACGGACGACAAGTGCGAGGTGTCGAAGCACGAGGTCCCGGCCGGGCATGTCGAGCTCGCCATCGAGAACAAGGGCTCCAGGGTCAACGAGGTCTACATCCTCTTCCCGGACGACCGGGTGGTGACCGAGCGCGAGAACATCGGCCCCGGCACCAAGCAGCGCGTCACCGCCGAAGTGAAGGCGGGCGACTACCAGATCGCCTGCAAGCCCGGCATGAAGGGCGACGGCATCCGCCAGGACATCAAGGTCACCGGCGGGACGGCGGCCAAGCGCGACCCGCGTCTCGACAAGGCCGTAGCCGCCTACCGCGAGTACGTCCAGACCCAGGCCGACGAGACGGTGCCGCTCGCCGAGACGTTCGCCAAGGCGGTCAAGGACGGCGACATGGAGGCCGCGATGAAGGCCTACGCGCCCTCCCGTATCGGCTGGGAGCGCACCGAGCCGGTCGCCGAGTCCTTCGGCGACATCGACCCCAAGGTCGACCTGCGTGAGGACGGTCTGGAGGAGGGCCAGGACCTGGAGAAGGACTGGACCGGCTGGCACCGCATCGAGCGCTCGCTCTGGAAGGACAAGAAGCTCACCGCCCGCGACTCCGAACTCGCCGACCAGCTCATCACCGACCTGAAGGACTGGCAGAAGCGGGTCGGCAAGGCCGAGATCACCCCGACCTCCATGGCCAACGGCGCCAAGGAACTCCTCGACGAGGTCGCCACCGGCAAGGTCACCGGCGAGGAGGAGCGCTACTCCCACACCGACCTGGTCGACTTCAAGGCAAACGTCGAGGGCGCGGAGAAGTCGTACGAGCTGCTGAAGTCCGTCGCCCAGGAGAACGACCCGGCGCTGGTGACCGAACTCGACAAGCAGTTCGCCGCGTTGAACGGGCTGCTCGACAAGTACCGGACGGACAAGACGTCGTACGACTTCACCTCGTACGACAAGGTCGGCGAGGCCGGCCGCAAGGAGTTGTCGGACGCCGTGAACGCGCTCGCCGAGCCCCTCTCCAAGCTGGCCGCCGCAGTTGTCGTGAAGTAG
- the efeB gene encoding iron uptake transporter deferrochelatase/peroxidase subunit, translated as MTETSGSPSRRALIGWGGAGLALGAAAAGSAVAMARTGDDVDPAGAESGAAVAFHGTHQAGIATPVQDRLYFAAFDVKTDDRAQFIQMLKDWTVAARRMAAGQTVGEGAYGGLAEAPPDDTGEALGLKPSRLTLTIGFGPSLFEKFGLADARPEALVDLPKFSGDNLDKNRSGGDLCIQACADDPQVAVHAIRNLARIGFGKVVIRWSQLGFGKTSSTTPEEQTPRNLMGFKDGTRNIAGTETDRLKKFVWVSDTDGPGWMVGGSYLVARRIRMHIETWDRTSLQEQEDIIGRDKGEGAPVGKAKERDEPFLKAMLPGAHVRLAHPDTNDGATILRRGYSFTDGTDGLGRLDAGLFFLAYQRDVRKGFIPIQRSLAPDTLNEYIQHVGSAVFAIPPGVRDKDDWWGRALFSEEA; from the coding sequence ATGACCGAGACCTCGGGATCCCCGTCCCGGCGTGCGCTGATCGGCTGGGGCGGTGCCGGGCTCGCGCTCGGTGCCGCCGCGGCCGGGAGTGCGGTGGCGATGGCCCGCACCGGCGACGATGTCGACCCGGCCGGCGCCGAGTCGGGCGCGGCGGTCGCCTTTCACGGCACGCACCAGGCGGGCATCGCCACGCCGGTGCAGGACCGGCTGTACTTCGCCGCGTTCGACGTGAAGACCGACGACCGCGCGCAGTTCATCCAGATGCTGAAGGACTGGACGGTCGCCGCGCGCCGGATGGCGGCCGGGCAGACGGTCGGTGAGGGCGCGTACGGCGGTCTGGCCGAGGCGCCGCCGGACGACACCGGCGAGGCGCTGGGCCTCAAGCCCTCGCGGCTGACGCTGACGATCGGCTTCGGGCCTTCCCTGTTTGAGAAGTTCGGGCTGGCGGACGCCCGTCCGGAGGCACTCGTCGATCTGCCGAAGTTCTCCGGTGACAACCTCGACAAGAACCGCAGCGGCGGCGATCTGTGCATCCAGGCCTGCGCGGACGATCCACAGGTCGCCGTGCACGCCATCCGGAACCTGGCCCGCATCGGCTTCGGCAAGGTCGTCATCCGCTGGTCGCAGCTCGGCTTCGGGAAGACGTCGTCGACGACGCCCGAGGAGCAGACCCCGCGCAACCTCATGGGCTTCAAGGACGGCACCCGCAACATCGCGGGGACGGAGACGGACCGGCTGAAGAAGTTCGTGTGGGTCTCCGACACGGACGGTCCCGGGTGGATGGTCGGCGGGTCCTATCTCGTCGCCCGGCGCATCCGCATGCACATCGAGACCTGGGACCGGACCTCGCTGCAGGAGCAGGAGGACATCATCGGCCGTGACAAGGGCGAGGGTGCCCCGGTCGGCAAGGCGAAGGAGCGCGACGAGCCGTTCCTGAAGGCGATGCTGCCAGGCGCGCATGTCCGGCTCGCGCACCCCGACACCAACGACGGGGCGACGATCCTGCGCCGCGGCTACTCCTTCACCGACGGCACGGACGGACTCGGCCGTCTGGACGCGGGCCTGTTCTTCCTCGCCTACCAGCGGGACGTCCGCAAGGGCTTCATCCCCATCCAGCGCAGCCTGGCGCCGGACACGCTCAACGAATACATCCAGCATGTGGGTTCGGCGGTCTTCGCGATCCCGCCCGGCGTCCGCGACAAGGACGACTGGTGGGGCCGGGCGCTGTTCTCCGAGGAGGCGTAG